One Fundidesulfovibrio terrae genomic window carries:
- a CDS encoding DNA repair protein RecN — translation MIELLRIKNLALIADVELEFGPGLNVLTGETGAGKTFVLKALEFLTGERLSPDMVRPGAEKAQVEALFVLDGQDLILRRELSAQTGRARLYINDQLATQEAVRELKPRLLLHASQNGQQKLLSPAFQARLLDHFLPDPALLEARRSLAGELSGLEREVLALHERLAHLEERREVLEMKRAEIDKVAPREGEEEELLTRQQALRHARKAREASDAALDMLYGDDGLPAGLARLERELSALGQVSDAYAPDLETVREARHALSDLAGRLRAGVPGLEDDPEAVESRLWELAQLKRKLKLSMPEVLALGREIEDNLNFLDNAGLDFKRLERRRADLRGRLAEALARLDEARREAAGELAGRIEGELRGLGFSEHVKVIFEFVASDLFAADESSPALVEHAARLMFAPNPGQPPRALDRIASGGELSRFLLALTSLRSENDQATLIFDEVDAGIGGLTLTRVGERLKALAAERQMLLITHWPQLAALAGRHFLVAKHVSDHQTETTVGSLEGEALRGELSRMAGGGEQGQALAEKLLLPLS, via the coding sequence GTGATCGAACTTTTACGCATCAAGAACCTGGCCCTCATCGCCGACGTCGAACTCGAATTCGGACCGGGGCTGAACGTGCTCACCGGCGAAACCGGCGCGGGGAAGACCTTCGTCCTCAAGGCCCTGGAGTTCTTGACTGGCGAGCGTCTGAGCCCGGACATGGTCCGGCCCGGCGCGGAAAAGGCCCAAGTGGAGGCCCTGTTCGTCCTGGACGGCCAGGACCTGATCCTGCGCCGCGAGCTTTCCGCCCAGACCGGACGCGCGCGCCTGTACATCAACGACCAGCTGGCCACCCAGGAGGCCGTGCGCGAGCTCAAGCCGAGGCTTCTCCTGCACGCCAGCCAGAACGGCCAGCAGAAGCTTCTCTCCCCGGCCTTCCAGGCCCGGCTTCTGGACCACTTCCTGCCCGATCCCGCGCTCCTCGAGGCCCGCCGCTCCCTCGCGGGGGAACTTTCCGGCCTGGAGCGCGAGGTGCTGGCCCTGCACGAGCGCCTGGCCCACCTGGAGGAGCGCCGCGAGGTGCTGGAGATGAAGCGGGCCGAGATCGACAAGGTGGCCCCGCGCGAGGGCGAGGAGGAGGAGCTGCTTACGCGCCAGCAGGCTCTGCGCCACGCCCGCAAGGCCCGCGAGGCATCCGACGCCGCCCTGGACATGCTCTACGGCGACGACGGGCTTCCGGCCGGGCTTGCGCGGCTGGAACGCGAGCTCTCCGCCCTGGGGCAGGTGAGCGACGCCTACGCCCCCGATCTGGAAACCGTGCGCGAGGCGCGCCACGCCCTGTCCGACCTGGCCGGACGGCTGCGCGCCGGGGTGCCCGGCCTGGAGGACGACCCCGAGGCCGTGGAGTCCCGATTGTGGGAGCTGGCCCAGCTCAAGCGCAAGCTCAAGCTTTCCATGCCCGAGGTGCTGGCCCTGGGCCGCGAGATCGAGGACAACCTGAACTTCCTGGACAACGCGGGCCTGGACTTCAAGCGCCTGGAGCGCCGTCGCGCGGACCTGCGCGGAAGGCTGGCCGAGGCGCTCGCGCGCCTGGACGAGGCCCGGCGCGAGGCCGCCGGGGAACTGGCCGGTCGCATCGAGGGCGAGCTTCGGGGGCTGGGGTTCTCGGAGCATGTGAAGGTGATCTTCGAGTTCGTCGCCTCCGATCTGTTCGCGGCGGACGAGTCCTCCCCGGCCCTGGTGGAGCACGCGGCCAGGCTCATGTTCGCGCCCAACCCGGGCCAGCCGCCCCGCGCCCTGGACCGCATCGCCTCGGGCGGCGAACTGTCGCGGTTCCTCCTGGCCCTCACCAGCCTGCGCTCGGAGAACGACCAGGCCACGCTCATCTTCGACGAGGTCGACGCCGGCATCGGCGGGCTGACGCTCACGCGGGTGGGCGAGCGCCTGAAGGCCCTGGCCGCCGAGCGCCAGATGCTCCTCATCACCCACTGGCCCCAGCTGGCCGCCCTGGCCGGACGCCACTTCCTGGTGGCCAAGCACGTGAGCGACCACCAGACCGAGACCACGGTGGGAAGCCTCGAAGGCGAGGCCCTGCGCGGCGAACTCTCCCGCATGGCTGGCGGCGGCGAGCAGGGCCAGGCCCTGGCCGAAAAGCTGCTCCTGCCTCTTTCCTGA
- a CDS encoding radical SAM/SPASM family putative metalloenzyme maturase, with the protein MPESTFLPAESESAPFPSRLFVEVTSRCNLLCPMCVKHSGAGSVSEGDMSSEIFGALAPAFPHLRALILNGIGEPLMHPRLAEFIRCAKKSMPSEGWIGFQTNGHLLDEVRGITLIEAGLDRIFLSVDSATPDLFKSVRGGGNLSHVERALRALSGAQAQRPESRLEIGAEFVLMRDNFRELPDTAAWLAERGVTRLVVSHILPYGDIMADQPLFGVNTETSVRFFEKWAARARQEGIDLSRYLKILWKYKKSPEERRIVEFVNTMATLAVREDIPFHVGNLMSGDDLDQAEEVFRKAETVARERGLSLVLPPLRPLNGRACHAVEQGGAFVTWDGRVSPCHFLWRGFNCYFYGRKKQVFPRFFGELHQMPLLEIWNSPAYKEFRASVLRRGYPHCPGCNVYPCSEVETTDFEFDCYGETIPCGDCPWSMGLLQCMGQENEDYSR; encoded by the coding sequence GTGCCAGAATCGACTTTTCTCCCTGCCGAGAGTGAATCCGCGCCCTTCCCGTCACGCCTGTTCGTGGAAGTCACTTCCAGATGCAACCTGCTCTGTCCGATGTGCGTCAAGCATTCCGGCGCCGGGAGCGTCAGCGAAGGCGACATGTCTTCCGAGATCTTCGGGGCGTTGGCGCCGGCGTTCCCGCATCTGCGGGCCCTAATCCTCAACGGCATCGGGGAGCCGCTCATGCACCCCCGGCTGGCTGAATTCATACGCTGCGCCAAGAAGTCCATGCCGTCGGAAGGTTGGATCGGATTCCAGACCAACGGCCATCTGCTGGACGAAGTTCGCGGGATCACGCTCATCGAGGCCGGCTTGGACAGGATATTCCTGTCCGTGGATTCGGCTACTCCGGACCTTTTCAAAAGTGTCCGGGGTGGCGGCAATCTGAGCCATGTGGAGAGGGCTCTGAGGGCGCTGTCAGGGGCTCAGGCGCAACGTCCGGAGTCGCGGCTTGAGATCGGGGCGGAGTTTGTGCTCATGCGCGACAACTTCCGCGAACTGCCGGACACGGCGGCTTGGCTTGCCGAAAGAGGGGTCACTCGTCTCGTCGTCTCCCATATCCTGCCCTATGGCGACATCATGGCCGACCAGCCGTTGTTTGGCGTCAACACCGAAACCTCGGTCCGTTTCTTTGAGAAGTGGGCCGCCCGGGCGCGGCAGGAAGGCATCGATCTCAGCCGGTATTTGAAAATACTGTGGAAATACAAAAAGAGCCCCGAGGAACGCCGGATAGTGGAGTTTGTCAACACAATGGCCACCTTGGCTGTCCGGGAGGACATTCCTTTCCATGTCGGCAACCTCATGTCCGGCGACGACCTGGACCAGGCCGAGGAGGTCTTCCGCAAGGCGGAAACCGTCGCCCGGGAAAGAGGCCTCTCCCTGGTCCTGCCGCCTCTCAGGCCGCTGAACGGCCGGGCCTGTCACGCCGTGGAGCAGGGAGGGGCTTTCGTTACCTGGGACGGGCGCGTCTCTCCCTGTCATTTCCTGTGGAGAGGATTCAATTGCTACTTCTATGGGCGGAAAAAGCAGGTTTTCCCGAGGTTCTTCGGCGAACTGCACCAGATGCCCTTGCTGGAAATATGGAACAGCCCGGCCTACAAGGAATTCAGGGCCAGCGTCCTGCGGCGCGGCTATCCTCATTGTCCCGGCTGCAACGTCTACCCGTGCAGCGAGGTCGAAACCACCGACTTCGAGTTTGACTGTTACGGCGAGACGATACCCTGCGGGGATTGC
- a CDS encoding ABC transporter permease, protein MLALAKRLLIKSLWLAVVFLGITLVSFWVIHLAPGKPTDLQTDLNPLITPEAVARLEKLYGLDQPVHVQYWLWLGRLAKFDFGNALTGDRRPVWDKIKERLPLTFGMNMAALILTLSLSIPIGVSAAARQNGLFDRASTVFVFFGFAMPGFWLALLLMLGLGIAWPVLPISGLTSLDHAQMPWWRQIQDVCAHLAMPMFIYVFGGLAGMSRYMRSAMLEVLRQDYILTARAKGLPESAVIYRHALRNALLPVITLLGLSIPGLIGGSVIIEQIFSLPGLGQLFYQAVMSRDYPLIMANLVLGAVLTLAGNMLADVGYAFADPRIRSGGGRG, encoded by the coding sequence GTGCTCGCTCTCGCTAAGCGCCTGCTCATCAAATCGCTCTGGCTCGCAGTGGTGTTTCTCGGCATCACCCTGGTGAGCTTCTGGGTCATTCATCTGGCCCCCGGCAAGCCCACCGACCTCCAGACCGACTTGAACCCCCTCATCACGCCCGAGGCCGTGGCCCGCCTGGAAAAGCTCTACGGCCTGGACCAGCCCGTGCACGTGCAGTATTGGCTGTGGCTCGGCCGCCTCGCCAAGTTCGACTTCGGCAACGCCCTGACCGGCGACCGCCGCCCCGTCTGGGACAAGATCAAGGAGCGCCTGCCCCTCACCTTCGGCATGAACATGGCCGCGCTCATCCTCACCCTGTCGCTGTCCATCCCCATCGGCGTCAGCGCAGCCGCCCGCCAGAACGGGCTCTTCGACCGCGCCTCCACGGTCTTCGTCTTTTTCGGCTTCGCCATGCCCGGGTTCTGGCTGGCCCTGCTCCTCATGCTGGGCCTCGGCATTGCCTGGCCCGTGCTGCCCATCTCCGGACTCACTTCCCTGGACCACGCCCAGATGCCCTGGTGGCGGCAAATCCAGGACGTCTGCGCCCACCTGGCCATGCCCATGTTCATCTACGTGTTCGGCGGGCTGGCCGGCATGAGCCGCTACATGCGCTCGGCCATGCTCGAGGTGCTCCGGCAGGACTACATCCTCACCGCCCGGGCCAAGGGCCTGCCCGAGAGCGCCGTCATCTACCGCCACGCCCTGCGGAACGCCCTCCTGCCGGTGATCACGCTGCTTGGCCTGTCCATTCCCGGGCTCATCGGGGGATCGGTGATCATCGAGCAGATATTCTCCCTGCCCGGCCTGGGGCAGCTTTTCTACCAGGCGGTCATGAGCCGCGACTATCCGCTCATCATGGCCAACCTGGTGCTGGGCGCGGTGCTGACCCTGGCCGGAAACATGCTGGCCGACGTGGGATACGCCTTCGCGGACCCGCGCATACGCTCCGGAGGCGGACGTGGCTAG
- a CDS encoding ABC transporter permease has translation MASSLARRAAAHPMFVAGLLLVGSISLAAILAPLIAPHDPNALDVSRVLQAPSASHPLGTDALGRDIFSRMLYGGRVSLWVGFLAVGLSVAVGLFFGLIAGYFGGLADEVIMRGVDVMLCFPSFFLILAVIAFLEPSLTNIMIIIGLTSWMGVARLVRAEALTLKHRDFVRAARLAGAGSARILARHILPNAAAPVLVSATLGVAGAILTESSLSFLGLGVQPPTPSWGNMLLEGKEVLEIAPWLSIFPGVAILLTVLGYNLLGESLRDLLDPRLRQ, from the coding sequence GTGGCTAGCTCGCTTGCCCGGCGCGCCGCGGCGCACCCCATGTTCGTGGCCGGGCTCCTGCTGGTGGGATCGATCTCACTGGCGGCCATCCTGGCCCCGCTCATCGCCCCCCACGACCCCAACGCCCTGGACGTCTCCCGCGTGCTCCAGGCCCCCAGCGCCTCACATCCCCTGGGCACCGACGCCCTGGGCCGGGACATCTTCTCACGCATGCTCTACGGCGGGCGGGTGTCCTTGTGGGTGGGCTTCCTGGCCGTGGGCCTGTCGGTTGCCGTGGGCCTCTTCTTCGGGCTGATCGCGGGCTACTTCGGCGGCCTGGCCGACGAGGTCATCATGCGCGGCGTGGACGTGATGCTCTGCTTCCCGTCGTTCTTCCTGATCCTGGCCGTGATCGCCTTTCTGGAGCCGTCGTTGACCAATATCATGATCATAATAGGCCTGACCTCCTGGATGGGGGTGGCGCGCCTGGTGCGTGCCGAGGCCCTGACCCTCAAGCACCGCGATTTCGTGCGCGCGGCCAGGCTTGCCGGAGCGGGCAGCGCGCGCATCCTCGCGCGCCACATCCTGCCCAACGCCGCCGCGCCGGTGCTGGTGTCGGCCACGCTCGGGGTGGCCGGGGCCATCCTGACCGAATCCTCGCTGTCCTTTCTTGGCCTCGGCGTGCAGCCGCCCACGCCCTCGTGGGGCAACATGCTCTTGGAAGGCAAGGAGGTGCTGGAGATCGCGCCCTGGCTCTCGATCTTTCCGGGCGTGGCCATCCTGCTCACGGTGCTGGGGTACAACCTGCTCGGGGAGTCCTTGCGGGACTTGCTGGACCCCAGGCTTCGGCAGTAA
- a CDS encoding OmpA family protein — MSYFMNAMRCVAIILGMASALAFSGCATSENKSTRIGEMSKFDIATASPDEIAEALEKDGKVVISGGVLFETDSAKLAPSTGDLVRRIANVMKKNPNLKISVVGHTDSTGDYNYNVKLSERRAKAFVAALIQDGVAANRLTGVGVGPQSPVATNDTAEGRAQNRRVELVVIR; from the coding sequence ATGAGTTATTTTATGAATGCGATGCGTTGCGTTGCGATCATTCTCGGCATGGCCAGTGCTTTAGCGTTCTCGGGGTGCGCGACGAGCGAGAACAAGAGCACCAGGATCGGCGAAATGTCCAAGTTTGACATAGCCACGGCGTCGCCGGACGAGATCGCGGAGGCCCTTGAGAAGGATGGCAAGGTCGTGATCAGCGGAGGAGTCCTGTTCGAAACAGACAGCGCCAAGCTGGCGCCGAGCACCGGGGATCTGGTCAGGCGGATTGCAAACGTGATGAAGAAGAATCCAAACCTCAAGATCTCCGTGGTCGGACACACTGACAGCACGGGCGACTACAACTACAATGTCAAGCTGTCGGAGCGGCGGGCCAAGGCTTTTGTCGCCGCCCTGATTCAGGATGGTGTGGCGGCCAACCGGCTCACCGGGGTGGGTGTCGGCCCGCAGAGCCCGGTTGCGACAAACGATACCGCCGAGGGGCGGGCACAGAATCGGCGTGTGGAACTCGTCGTGATCCGCTGA